AGTCATGCGCAGGGGGAAACACAGATTTTCCTCGGGAGGCGGATCAACCATGGCGAGGTGTTCCGGGCAGACGACTACCGCCAGAAAGCGAGGTCGCTTGAGGGAATCCAATGCACCAGCCTGGTCGTTGCCAACACGCAATTGACGTTAGGGCACGCCTCCAGGTTGAGCAATTGGATCGACGAAGGAGATCGGTGGGACTTCAACGATTTCGGGGATGTTTTTGGCATGGGATATGAAACGGATGGCGTCACCTGGATGGAAGCTGTGCATACCGGCGTCAAGAATTGGGAGTTTGCATGGTTTAGCGCTTATGCCTGGGATGTGGCGCGGTTGCTGGGTGCCCGGACCCGTTATCAGATTGGCGAGGATGGCTCCTTGACGGGTTATTACCGTCACGAGAGCGATCTCGGTAAAGCAGACTCCCAACGCTCTGATGCCTATGGTCTCACCTACCAACAAAAAGTGGGCGCGGCCACCCTGGAAGCTGGCTATTGGGCGGTTGATGGTCAAAATCTACGTTTTCAAGAACTCACCACCGGGATCAATCACGCGCTGGGCAGCTCGATGATGATTTACGCCGGCCAATTCAATGGCGGCTCCCAGTCGGTGTATCTTAAAACCACGGCCAGTATCGGCAGGACCAGCTTATACGCGCTCTATAATTACACCTGGCAGGAACAGGGGGGATTTGACGGCCAGGAGCTCAATGTCGTTGTCAAGCGGGCCATCACCGAGAACCTGAGCTTTACCTTCAAAGGAGGTATCGGGACCCGGGACCGCCGGGATGGAGCCGATGATACCGTGGCGACCGATGGGCGTGTGTTTATTTCCTACACCTTCTAAAACCCGGGCTTGCGAACAAGTCGCATTTGACGTTTGCCGATGTCCTGCCTATCAATACGGCATGAACGAAGTCGAAGCAGCGGGTAAAATCCTCGAAAGCATGTTAGTCAAACTGGGTTTCCATGTACAGCTGGAGACGCTGGAACTGGAAGACGGCCCATGCCTGAACATCCTCACCGATGAGGGCGCGCACTTGATTGGCAAGTATGGCGACCGGCTTGAGGACTTGCAATACCTGACCAACCGGATTCTCTGCAAACATTATCCGGATGCACCACGGGTCAAGGTCGATTGTGATCAATACCGCGCCAACCAGGAAAAACGTATGCTCGAGGCGGCACGTGCGATGGCCCGGCAGGTGTTGGAAGACGGCAAATCCCGTAGATTAAAGCCGTTGAATGCCTACTATCGCAGGCTGGCCCACAATGCCTTGGCGGAAATTGACGGAATCAGCACCAGCTCACCACGGGGGGATTCACGTTACAAGCGCATTGAGATCTCAAAGGCCTGATCCGGTGAGCCCCCGCAATTTATGAAAACACACCGACTAGTGATGCCCGGCGACCTGAACCAGTTCGGGTTCCTGTTTGGCGGCAAGATGCTCAGCTGGGTGGACGAGGCGTGCTGGATTGCCGCAAGCCTGGATTACCCCGGGTGCAAGTTTGTCACGGTCGGTATGGACGGGGTCGAGTTTCACCACGGGGTAGGCGAGGGCGTGATCCTGGTAATCGATTGCCAGCAAGCAAAACGGGGCAGGACATCCGTTTCCTACTCGGTCAAGGTATCGCGG
The Akkermansiaceae bacterium DNA segment above includes these coding regions:
- a CDS encoding single-stranded DNA-binding protein translates to MNEVEAAGKILESMLVKLGFHVQLETLELEDGPCLNILTDEGAHLIGKYGDRLEDLQYLTNRILCKHYPDAPRVKVDCDQYRANQEKRMLEAARAMARQVLEDGKSRRLKPLNAYYRRLAHNALAEIDGISTSSPRGDSRYKRIEISKA
- a CDS encoding acyl-CoA thioesterase, which gives rise to MKTHRLVMPGDLNQFGFLFGGKMLSWVDEACWIAASLDYPGCKFVTVGMDGVEFHHGVGEGVILVIDCQQAKRGRTSVSYSVKVSRGRVDTGNVIFSTCVSFVNVDQNGDKCPIS